The sequence CCGACAGGTTGTAGATGAAGGCGCCCAGCGTGGCCAGCGCGGTGGCGAGGACCACGTCGATCACCGCGATGACCGAGGTGAAGATGAGGACCCTCGGCAGCGAGAGGAACGCCTGCAGATCGAAGCCGTTGCTGTCGTTGGACCCGGTCGCCTCGCTGATCGTGCCGCCCACGGTGGAGAAGACGCCCATCGCGTCCATCACCATCCACAGGACCGCCGACGCCACCACCGTGCAGATGCCCAGTGCGATGGACAGCAGGAAGCTGACCTTCATCACCGACCACGGATCGGCCTTGGCGACGCGCAGACGCGCCTTGCGGGTACGCGGAGTGGTCCGCGCCCCCGTCCGGGGCTTACGGGCCGTCTGGGCCGCGCCCATGCCCGGCATGCTGCCCGGCTGCTGGCCGCCCATCGTGCGCCCGCCGCCGTGTGTCCCGCCCGGAGGCGAGGGGTAGGCCTGCGGCGGGTGGTACGGGCCCGCCTGGCCAGGTGCGGGTTCCCGCTCGCCGGGCAGCGGCCCGGTCGCGTAACCCTCGTAC comes from Streptomyces sp. Mut1 and encodes:
- a CDS encoding DUF3566 domain-containing protein; this encodes MTDTRGPQPQYEGYATGPLPGEREPAPGQAGPYHPPQAYPSPPGGTHGGGRTMGGQQPGSMPGMGAAQTARKPRTGARTTPRTRKARLRVAKADPWSVMKVSFLLSIALGICTVVASAVLWMVMDAMGVFSTVGGTISEATGSNDSNGFDLQAFLSLPRVLIFTSVIAVIDVVLATALATLGAFIYNLSAGFVGGVELTLAEDE